In Candidatus Methanosphaera massiliense, the following are encoded in one genomic region:
- a CDS encoding glycosyltransferase family 2 protein gives MVKVSVVIPVYNVEEYLRECLDTIVNQTLKDIEIICVNDGSTDKSLDILKEYADKDDRMTVLSQENCGHAVATNRGIDLAKGEYLFLMDSDDMLKLNALEDTYNIAQQKNVDFVLFRALNYNDKEDKTYKAENYSMNRLARKVGDNIFNYKDIGDLIFKITVTPWSKLYKRDFIEENHVRFPEGLVFDDNVFFWKALFSAERIYFYKEYLFMRRWYPTSSTTAGNQHFIDSIAIYNLVWDVFKEYDLFGKYKVTLYNNKMFLAYMRFSKIKEEFKEDYYNTMREDFMKIFNDKELYRDMMKNIEPKYKKMFELVLISDTSEEFILSKEYCQMKNSLSWNITKPLRKINTLTRKAKNKL, from the coding sequence ATGGTAAAAGTATCAGTAGTAATACCAGTATATAATGTAGAAGAATATCTTAGAGAATGTCTTGATACTATTGTAAATCAGACACTGAAAGATATAGAGATAATATGTGTAAATGATGGTTCAACTGATAAATCACTAGATATACTAAAGGAATATGCAGATAAAGATGACCGTATGACTGTTTTATCACAGGAAAATTGTGGTCATGCAGTAGCTACAAATAGGGGAATAGACCTTGCAAAGGGAGAATACCTATTTCTCATGGATTCTGATGACATGCTAAAATTAAATGCATTAGAAGATACTTATAATATTGCACAGCAAAAAAATGTGGACTTTGTACTATTCAGGGCATTAAATTATAATGATAAAGAAGATAAAACCTACAAAGCAGAAAATTATAGTATGAATAGGCTAGCAAGAAAAGTAGGAGATAACATCTTTAACTACAAAGATATTGGTGATTTGATATTTAAAATAACAGTTACGCCATGGAGTAAACTCTACAAAAGAGATTTTATAGAAGAAAATCATGTGAGATTTCCTGAAGGCTTAGTATTTGATGATAATGTATTCTTCTGGAAGGCACTCTTTAGTGCAGAAAGAATATACTTCTACAAGGAATATTTATTTATGAGAAGATGGTATCCAACATCATCAACAACTGCTGGAAATCAGCACTTTATTGATTCAATAGCAATATATAATCTTGTATGGGATGTATTTAAGGAATATGATTTATTTGGTAAATACAAGGTAACACTATATAATAATAAGATGTTTCTAGCATACATGAGATTTTCAAAGATTAAAGAGGAATTTAAAGAAGATTACTATAATACTATGCGTGAGGATTTCATGAAAATATTCAATGACAAAGAATTATACAGGGATATGATGAAAAACATTGAGCCTAAGTATAAAAAAATGTTTGAATTAGTGCTAATATCAGACACATCAGAGGAATTCATATTATCAAAAGAATACTGTCAGATGAAAAATTCACTAAGCTGGAATATAACAAAACCATTACGTAAGATAAATACACTAACAAGAAAAGCTAAAAATAAGCTATAA
- a CDS encoding coiled-coil domain-containing protein, with translation MSFIDNMKEKIITSSNSYQFYKDNYKKLVSQNTDNKKLIKTLQKENKNLHRINEELKESDNQYKNIKEDLNALSDRINDNFNIINQNNNELSENINKIKDNIRTNSLLIQDDIEVMTESSDKNNSELKNTITNLNDNFQGFSQGIESFDKNTSELKEVINNLNDSFNDFSQDIKSIDKSTSDLKDTITNLDGNFKEFSQDMTTKDNLVENDLNDRLDCINENVEDLEAKFRIFHSNIQESQNNLEQYKGTYNDILRRIREVNYGLVFNDTIKNSSWLHNENFSSNNGAANYSFLYLLYRILNEVKPSNILELGLGQSSKLTTQYTNKFTHSKLTIIDQDKTWIENFSKNLDFCKNISIKYVEVEEFEYNNTTNTRYRDLEEKLSDNKLDLVIIDGPTGFLPSGEFQSYPRSNILTLIDKLDDEFIIILDDYDRTGEQNTMKNLQEKLDEKGIEYTFKAFYGLKNQGIICTPKYDFITWF, from the coding sequence ATGTCATTTATAGACAACATGAAGGAGAAGATAATTACATCTAGTAATAGTTATCAATTTTACAAAGATAATTATAAGAAACTAGTTTCACAGAATACAGATAATAAAAAACTTATCAAAACATTACAAAAAGAAAATAAAAATCTACATAGAATAAATGAAGAACTCAAAGAATCAGATAACCAATATAAAAACATTAAAGAAGACCTCAATGCACTTAGTGACAGGATTAATGATAATTTCAACATAATTAATCAGAATAACAATGAATTATCCGAGAATATTAATAAAATAAAGGATAATATCAGAACGAACAGTCTATTGATACAAGATGATATAGAAGTAATGACAGAATCCTCTGATAAAAACAACTCAGAATTAAAAAACACTATTACTAATTTAAATGATAACTTCCAGGGATTTAGTCAAGGTATTGAATCATTTGATAAAAATACTTCTGAATTAAAAGAGGTTATTAATAATTTAAATGATAGTTTCAATGATTTTAGTCAAGATATTAAATCTATTGATAAAAGTACTTCTGACTTAAAAGATACTATTACTAATCTGGATGGAAACTTTAAGGAATTTAGTCAGGATATGACTACTAAGGATAATTTAGTAGAAAATGATTTGAATGATAGATTAGATTGTATTAATGAAAATGTTGAAGATTTAGAAGCTAAATTCAGAATATTTCATTCTAACATCCAGGAATCACAAAACAATCTAGAACAATATAAAGGGACATATAATGATATTCTAAGAAGAATTAGGGAAGTAAATTATGGACTAGTATTTAATGATACAATAAAGAATTCATCATGGCTACATAATGAAAATTTCTCATCAAATAATGGAGCAGCTAATTATTCATTCCTATACCTCTTATACAGAATATTAAATGAGGTAAAACCATCAAATATTCTAGAACTGGGATTAGGTCAATCATCAAAATTAACCACTCAATACACAAATAAATTCACTCATTCAAAATTAACAATAATCGATCAGGATAAGACATGGATTGAAAACTTCTCTAAAAATCTGGATTTCTGTAAAAATATATCAATTAAATATGTAGAAGTAGAGGAATTCGAATACAATAACACTACCAACACAAGATACAGAGATTTAGAAGAAAAATTATCTGATAATAAATTAGATTTAGTAATCATAGATGGTCCTACAGGATTCTTACCTTCCGGAGAATTTCAGAGTTATCCTAGAAGTAATATATTGACTTTAATTGATAAATTAGATGATGAATTTATAATTATTCTTGATGATTATGATAGAACTGGTGAACAAAATACTATGAAAAACCTCCAGGAAAAATTGGATGAAAAAGGTATAGAATACACATTTAAGGCATTTTATGGATTAAAAAATCAGGGAATCATATGCACACCTAAATATGATTTTATCACATGGTTCTAA
- a CDS encoding glycosyltransferase family 2 protein, whose amino-acid sequence MVEISVIIPVFNSEEFLNKCLDSLLNQSFTDIEIICVDDGSTDNSLKILKSYANKDDRVRVFTQENNGAGAARNLGLKYVNGKYILFVDSDDWFEEDGFKSLYDKAEQLNVDLLLFDSIEYKTNNQVAERRFFNKNEDDFSNLVFDYHYKNNKLVMNSFFVPWTKLYRTKFLLDKNIKFSEIPIFNDMYFNVAVTILASKIAYYPKILYHYNKINESSIQAKIKSNRKALIIVDVYKSIENFLRKNNFYEELELDYLSSKIAEYRSILNRVHKDCKEILFNKIKEDFMNLNLSNEAIFKKLYLKRYSFYIRVLNSNSFEELDKFNKVNLLDNIETDITHQNVLYASYVDADYVKSFEKIKDDIDKLELFDKDYYVNNYDYNGDIDPLIDYLCDGVYKGYNPSQRFNTEFYSEEYNITSNPLVYFVNKGYYEGKIKVNPTVNNIKSINRLKLDDEISNFKEVGVNNNIEGREEIIVSLTSFPERMHDIKYCIYSLLTQSFKPDKVILWLAYDEFPNKEEDIPQSVLNLKENGLTIKWCENYRSYKKLIPTLKEYPNSCIVTADDDLYYPKDWLQNLYEDHINYPNNIISTRCREVQLDDYNNFKKYNQWKVATAGTDSSFLNFPTNGAGTLFPPHSLNEKVTDDKLFRKLCPNTDDIWFWTMAVLNKTKIKKCKKLIPYCTYINPYREIYSENILWRENSKGRNDTELNNVLKEFPDIEEIMITDKP is encoded by the coding sequence ATGGTTGAAATTTCTGTTATTATTCCTGTTTTCAATAGTGAGGAATTTTTGAATAAATGTTTAGATTCCCTATTAAACCAATCGTTCACAGATATTGAGATTATTTGTGTTGACGATGGATCTACTGACAACTCATTAAAAATTTTAAAATCATATGCCAATAAAGATGATAGAGTAAGAGTTTTCACACAAGAGAATAATGGTGCTGGTGCTGCCCGTAATTTAGGATTAAAATATGTTAATGGTAAATATATTTTATTTGTAGATTCTGATGATTGGTTTGAAGAAGATGGGTTTAAATCACTTTATGATAAAGCTGAACAGCTTAATGTTGACCTACTTTTATTTGATTCTATCGAATATAAAACAAATAATCAAGTTGCAGAAAGAAGATTTTTTAATAAAAATGAAGATGATTTTAGTAATTTAGTATTTGATTATCATTACAAAAATAATAAATTAGTAATGAATAGTTTTTTTGTTCCATGGACTAAACTGTATAGAACAAAATTCTTATTAGACAAGAATATTAAATTTTCAGAAATACCTATTTTTAATGATATGTATTTTAACGTTGCTGTCACTATTTTAGCTTCAAAAATTGCATATTATCCTAAAATTCTATACCATTACAATAAAATAAATGAATCATCTATACAGGCAAAAATTAAATCAAATAGAAAAGCTCTTATTATTGTAGATGTTTATAAAAGTATTGAGAATTTTTTAAGAAAAAACAATTTTTATGAAGAATTAGAACTTGATTATTTGTCTTCTAAAATTGCAGAGTATCGTAGTATTTTAAATAGAGTTCATAAAGATTGTAAAGAAATATTATTTAATAAAATAAAAGAAGATTTTATGAATTTAAACTTATCTAACGAAGCTATCTTTAAAAAATTATATTTGAAAAGATATTCCTTTTATATTCGTGTGCTAAATTCTAATTCTTTTGAGGAATTGGATAAATTTAATAAAGTTAATTTATTAGATAATATTGAAACAGATATAACACATCAAAATGTTTTATATGCTAGTTATGTTGATGCTGATTATGTTAAATCTTTTGAAAAAATAAAAGATGATATTGATAAGTTAGAATTATTTGATAAAGACTATTATGTTAATAACTACGACTATAATGGTGATATAGACCCTCTTATTGATTACTTGTGTGATGGAGTTTATAAGGGATATAATCCATCACAAAGATTTAATACTGAATTTTATTCAGAGGAATATAATATAACCTCTAATCCACTAGTATATTTTGTTAATAAGGGCTATTATGAAGGAAAAATAAAAGTAAATCCCACAGTTAATAATATCAAATCAATTAATAGATTAAAATTAGATGATGAAATTTCTAATTTTAAAGAGGTAGGTGTTAATAATAATATTGAAGGCCGTGAAGAAATTATTGTTTCATTAACCTCTTTTCCAGAACGTATGCATGATATTAAATACTGCATATATTCTCTGCTCACTCAATCTTTTAAACCCGACAAAGTAATTTTATGGTTAGCTTATGATGAATTTCCAAATAAAGAAGAGGATATTCCACAATCCGTTTTAAATTTAAAAGAAAATGGTTTGACAATTAAATGGTGTGAAAATTATCGTTCATATAAAAAATTAATACCTACATTAAAAGAATACCCTAATTCATGTATAGTTACAGCGGATGATGATTTATATTATCCTAAAGATTGGTTACAGAATTTATATGAAGACCATATTAATTATCCAAATAATATTATATCAACAAGATGTAGAGAGGTTCAATTAGACGATTATAATAATTTTAAAAAATATAATCAATGGAAAGTAGCTACTGCTGGTACTGATAGTTCCTTTTTAAACTTTCCTACAAATGGTGCTGGAACGTTATTTCCACCACATTCATTAAATGAAAAAGTAACCGATGATAAATTATTTAGAAAACTATGTCCAAATACTGATGATATATGGTTTTGGACAATGGCTGTTCTAAATAAAACAAAAATAAAAAAATGTAAAAAATTAATACCATATTGCACATATATTAATCCTTATCGAGAAATATACTCAGAAAACATATTATGGCGTGAAAACAGTAAAGGACGTAATGACACCGAATTAAACAATGTTTTAAAAGAATTTCCAGATATTGAAGAAATAATGATAACTGATAAACCATAG
- the pyrI gene encoding aspartate carbamoyltransferase regulatory subunit — translation MVKDELKVKRIKNGTVIDHIKANRALNILSMLNLPDDETPIMVAINVESSHMGKKDIIKIEGRELSQEEVDKLVLLAPQATLNIIRDYENIRKSPVELKDEIVGVVKCSNPNCITNSNEPIENRFYVQNKEPVKLRCYYCERTMDYEDIESQF, via the coding sequence ATGGTTAAAGATGAATTAAAAGTAAAACGTATAAAAAATGGTACAGTTATTGATCATATTAAGGCTAATCGTGCTTTGAATATATTAAGCATGCTTAATTTACCTGATGATGAAACTCCTATCATGGTTGCTATTAATGTTGAATCATCACATATGGGTAAGAAGGATATTATTAAGATTGAAGGTCGTGAATTATCACAGGAAGAAGTTGATAAATTAGTACTTCTTGCTCCTCAGGCTACTCTTAATATTATACGTGATTATGAAAATATACGTAAATCTCCTGTTGAACTTAAGGATGAAATTGTTGGCGTTGTGAAATGTAGTAATCCTAATTGTATTACAAATTCTAATGAACCAATAGAAAACAGATTCTATGTACAAAATAAGGAGCCTGTTAAATTAAGATGTTATTATTGTGAGAGAACTATGGATTATGAAGACATAGAATCACAATTCTAG
- a CDS encoding secondary thiamine-phosphate synthase enzyme YjbQ, with protein MSIIHDMIHTNTNQNVEVINITSNVNDIIRKHDITNGIVNISTKHTTSSIMINEDEEGLKKDYVKFLEKIVPNDNYLHDRIDNNATSHLKAMLTTPTQTLPIIDGKISLGTWQSIFFVELDGPRSNRTINIMIIGD; from the coding sequence ATGTCAATAATACATGACATGATACATACCAACACAAATCAAAATGTTGAAGTTATCAATATTACAAGTAATGTAAATGATATTATTAGAAAACATGATATAACAAACGGCATAGTAAACATATCCACCAAACATACAACTTCAAGTATAATGATTAACGAAGATGAAGAAGGTCTGAAAAAAGATTATGTTAAATTCTTAGAAAAAATAGTTCCTAATGATAACTACCTTCATGACAGAATAGATAATAATGCTACTAGCCATTTAAAAGCAATGCTTACAACACCAACACAAACATTACCCATAATTGATGGAAAAATAAGCCTTGGAACATGGCAAAGCATATTCTTTGTAGAATTAGACGGACCAAGAAGTAATAGAACAATAAACATAATGATAATAGGTGATTAA
- a CDS encoding glycosyltransferase → MVKISVIMPVYNEEQYLEKTCQSLKQQTLDDIELICINDGSTDNSTDILTNLATEYDNIRIINQENQGSGIARNKGIDEAKGEYIAFLDADDKYIDPYSLKKMYEYGYKNNADIICGNLKRISSEGKLEDNFNYVEGNYAYFPEYDKLTPQDYGIPWAFYKNIYRKKFLDENNIRFPDLKRGQDPVFLADVLTKADVIYTVPVYLYGYNYSASGGANSKVNSHDKKLDYLEHFKETFRILEDNGFYNISQKYKERLILYLQLQNNRTDKELIQLVHEVFEDDDPQYFNNIEDEVLYLQIYLINNTNPIAYKTSIADVKEQLYMKVTTDNVNYDIMKKYLEIMDKNYEDNEIIVEKLKEENDNTKNSSSWKTTGFIRSIEKIAFKGKNKCKRMLVSIW, encoded by the coding sequence ATGGTTAAGATTTCAGTAATAATGCCAGTATATAATGAAGAACAATACCTTGAAAAAACATGTCAAAGTCTAAAACAACAAACACTGGATGACATAGAACTTATCTGCATAAATGATGGCTCAACAGATAATTCAACAGATATACTAACTAATCTAGCAACTGAATATGATAATATAAGAATCATAAACCAGGAAAATCAGGGTTCAGGAATAGCAAGAAATAAAGGAATAGATGAAGCTAAAGGAGAATACATAGCATTCTTAGATGCTGATGACAAATACATTGACCCCTATAGTTTAAAAAAAATGTATGAATACGGCTATAAAAATAATGCAGACATTATTTGTGGAAATCTGAAACGAATATCAAGTGAAGGCAAATTAGAAGATAACTTTAATTATGTTGAAGGAAACTATGCATACTTCCCAGAATACGATAAATTAACACCACAGGACTATGGAATACCATGGGCATTCTATAAAAATATCTACAGAAAGAAATTTCTAGATGAAAACAATATAAGATTTCCTGATCTTAAACGTGGCCAAGACCCTGTATTTCTTGCAGACGTGCTGACAAAGGCTGATGTAATCTATACTGTGCCTGTATATCTTTATGGTTATAATTATTCAGCTAGTGGTGGAGCAAATAGTAAAGTAAACTCACATGACAAGAAACTAGATTATCTCGAACACTTCAAGGAAACATTTAGAATACTTGAAGATAACGGATTCTACAATATTTCCCAGAAATACAAGGAACGTTTAATATTATACTTGCAATTACAGAATAACAGAACTGATAAAGAACTAATCCAACTAGTGCATGAAGTATTTGAAGATGATGACCCTCAATACTTCAACAATATTGAAGATGAAGTATTGTATCTTCAAATTTATCTGATAAACAATACAAATCCCATAGCTTATAAAACTAGTATTGCTGATGTAAAAGAACAATTATACATGAAGGTAACAACTGATAATGTAAACTATGATATCATGAAGAAATACCTGGAAATCATGGATAAAAACTATGAGGACAATGAAATTATAGTAGAAAAACTTAAAGAAGAAAATGATAATACTAAAAATTCCAGTAGTTGGAAAACAACAGGATTCATAAGGTCTATCGAAAAAATAGCATTCAAGGGAAAAAATAAATGTAAAAGAATGTTGGTGAGCATATGGTAA
- the tgtA gene encoding tRNA guanosine(15) transglycosylase TgtA, translating into MDFEIKYKDAMGRVGKFKTPHGTVTTPALMPVVHPGKQTLDVKKFGAEIVITNSYIIYKNEELKKKALEEGVHSLIDFPGTIETDSGSFQLSVYGDIDITNEEVIKFQEAIGTDIGTSLDIPTAPYVKREEAEEDLEITIKRAEEASRVRSNLLLNSVVQGSTFPDLREKCAKEIAQYDADIYPIGAVVPLMEMYRYADLVDAVIYSMRGLPENKPRHLMGAGHPMVFALAVAMGCDLFDSAAYILYANKDRFMMPEGTLKLEDLIEMPCSCRVCTEYTVDELKQMDKEKRAKLIAEHNLHVSFAEIRRIRQAIVDGELMKLVELRCRSHPFLLDGLRRLKEYQQDMEKLNPSSKKTAFFYTGYESLSRPEVSKHIKCLNNLKPKNKNLVILPHTRKPYSKYVHREYIKKYTPKIPTFYSNNDTYLDYSNSDVVVADVPFGIIPLSLDEYYPLAQNESPSIHDEDSKQFIRNAIDEYTTIYDNILIHRKVMDKFDLKGYNLVEEELELPDAIVSDFDRLKDIADYQFGTGAGTALFGDNPDNITIEKSRKTKKIRHVFEDGANIVNMRANDGFLILSDLGAIRLHEFFDAPHMRVVVTEDSEPFALKGKSVFNKFVMDCDENIRRNDEVLIVNKDDKLLAFGKSLLSSYEINDFMSGQAIKTRKWKNPRE; encoded by the coding sequence GTGGATTTTGAAATTAAATACAAAGATGCTATGGGTAGAGTAGGTAAGTTTAAAACACCACATGGTACTGTAACTACACCAGCACTCATGCCAGTAGTTCATCCAGGTAAACAAACATTAGATGTGAAGAAATTTGGAGCAGAAATTGTTATCACAAATTCTTACATCATATACAAGAATGAAGAACTTAAAAAGAAGGCACTAGAGGAAGGAGTGCACAGTTTAATTGATTTTCCGGGAACTATAGAAACAGATTCCGGTTCATTCCAATTATCAGTTTATGGTGATATTGACATAACAAATGAAGAAGTAATAAAATTTCAGGAAGCAATAGGAACAGATATAGGAACTTCCCTTGATATTCCGACAGCACCCTATGTAAAACGTGAAGAAGCAGAAGAAGACCTTGAAATAACAATAAAAAGAGCAGAAGAAGCATCACGTGTTAGAAGTAATCTCTTGCTAAATAGTGTAGTTCAGGGATCTACATTTCCTGATTTAAGAGAAAAATGTGCAAAAGAAATAGCACAATATGATGCAGATATTTATCCTATTGGTGCAGTTGTACCCTTAATGGAAATGTACAGGTATGCTGATTTAGTTGATGCAGTAATTTATTCTATGAGAGGATTACCAGAGAATAAACCTAGACATCTTATGGGTGCAGGTCATCCAATGGTATTTGCACTAGCTGTTGCAATGGGATGTGACCTATTCGATAGTGCCGCATACATACTTTATGCTAATAAAGACAGATTCATGATGCCTGAAGGTACACTTAAACTAGAAGATCTTATAGAAATGCCATGTAGCTGCAGAGTTTGTACAGAATATACTGTAGATGAATTAAAACAAATGGATAAAGAAAAAAGAGCTAAACTTATAGCTGAACATAACCTTCATGTTAGCTTTGCAGAAATAAGAAGAATAAGACAAGCTATCGTTGATGGTGAATTAATGAAACTTGTAGAATTACGTTGCAGGTCACACCCATTCCTATTAGATGGTCTTAGAAGATTAAAAGAATACCAGCAGGACATGGAAAAACTTAATCCTAGCAGTAAAAAAACAGCATTCTTCTACACAGGATACGAATCATTATCCAGACCCGAAGTTTCAAAACACATAAAATGTCTTAATAATCTTAAACCAAAGAATAAAAATCTTGTAATACTACCGCATACTCGTAAACCATATAGCAAGTATGTTCATAGAGAATACATTAAAAAGTATACTCCAAAGATTCCAACATTCTACTCTAACAATGATACATATTTAGATTACAGTAATAGTGATGTTGTAGTGGCAGATGTTCCATTCGGAATTATTCCACTTAGTTTAGATGAGTATTATCCATTAGCACAGAACGAATCTCCATCAATACATGATGAGGACTCAAAACAATTTATCAGAAATGCTATTGATGAATATACAACCATATATGATAATATATTAATTCACAGGAAAGTTATGGACAAGTTTGATTTAAAAGGATATAATCTTGTTGAAGAAGAGCTTGAACTACCAGATGCAATTGTATCTGATTTTGATAGATTAAAGGATATTGCTGATTACCAGTTTGGTACTGGTGCTGGAACAGCATTATTTGGTGATAATCCAGATAACATAACTATTGAGAAGAGTCGTAAAACCAAGAAGATTAGACACGTCTTCGAGGATGGTGCTAATATTGTTAACATGAGAGCTAATGATGGATTTCTCATATTATCTGATTTAGGTGCTATCAGATTACATGAATTCTTTGATGCTCCTCATATGCGTGTTGTTGTTACAGAGGATTCAGAGCCATTTGCACTTAAAGGAAAATCAGTATTTAACAAATTCGTCATGGATTGTGATGAAAATATAAGACGAAATGATGAAGTACTGATTGTTAATAAGGATGATAAATTACTAGCATTCGGTAAATCATTATTATCTAGTTATGAGATTAATGATTTTATGAGTGGTCAAGCAATAAAAACACGTAAATGGAAAAATCCCCGTGAATAG
- a CDS encoding glycosyltransferase family 2 protein: MVKISVIIPIFNTRKFLNKCLDSLLNQSLTDIEIICVDDGSTDNSLKILKSYANKDDRVKVLTRENNGAGAARNLGLKYVNGKYILFVDSDDWFEEDGLKLLYDKAEQLNVDLLLFDSIEHKINNQVTERKYFNKNEDDFSNLVFDYHYKNNKLVMNSFFVPWTKLYKTKFLLDKNIKFSEIPIFEDMFFNVAVTTLASKIAYYPKILYHYNRLNSSSITSDIKYGAKALIITGVYKNIENFLRKNNFYEELEPNYILSKIKEYINVLNRIHEDYKEILFNKIKEDFINLNLFNKDIFKNLYLIGYSFYIHVLNSNSYKELNKFNSLKAIESDITLKNVLHPNYVDADYVKSFEKTKDDIDKLELFDKEYYINTYNYDGLLDPLIDYLCDGVYKGYNPSQRFNTEFYSEEYNITSNPLVYFVNKGYYEGKIKVNPTVNNIKSINRLKLDDEISNFKETGISNNNSMDEDIILSLTSFPERMDDVKYCLYSLLNQSFKPNKVILWLAYDEFPNKEEDIPQSVLNLKENGLTIKWCENYRSYKKLIPTLKEYPNSCIVTADDDLYYPKDWLQNLYEDHINYPNNIISTRCREVQLDDYNNFKKYNQWKVATAGTDSSFLNFPTNGAGTLFPPHSLNEKVTDDKLFRKLCPNTDDIWFWTMAVLNKTKIKKM, encoded by the coding sequence ATGGTTAAAATTTCTGTTATTATTCCTATTTTTAATACAAGGAAATTTTTGAATAAATGTTTAGATTCCCTATTAAACCAATCTCTCACAGATATTGAGATTATTTGTGTTGACGATGGGTCTACTGATAACTCATTAAAAATCTTAAAATCATATGCCAATAAAGATGATAGAGTAAAAGTTTTAACACGAGAGAATAATGGTGCTGGTGCTGCCCGTAATTTAGGATTAAAATATGTTAATGGTAAATATATTTTATTTGTAGATTCTGATGATTGGTTTGAAGAAGATGGGTTAAAATTGCTTTATGATAAAGCTGAACAGCTTAATGTTGACCTACTTTTATTTGATTCAATTGAACATAAAATAAATAATCAAGTTACAGAAAGAAAATATTTTAATAAAAATGAAGATGATTTTAGTAATTTAGTATTTGATTATCATTATAAAAATAATAAATTAGTAATGAATAGTTTTTTTGTTCCATGGACTAAACTGTATAAAACAAAATTCTTATTAGACAAGAATATTAAATTTTCAGAAATACCTATTTTTGAGGATATGTTTTTTAACGTTGCTGTCACTACTTTAGCTTCAAAAATTGCATATTATCCCAAAATTCTATATCATTACAACAGATTAAATTCATCCTCAATAACATCAGATATTAAATATGGTGCAAAAGCTCTTATTATTACAGGGGTTTATAAAAATATTGAGAATTTTCTAAGAAAAAACAATTTTTATGAAGAATTAGAACCTAACTATATATTATCTAAAATTAAGGAGTATATTAATGTTTTAAACAGAATTCATGAAGATTACAAAGAAATATTATTTAATAAAATTAAAGAAGATTTCATAAATTTAAACTTATTTAACAAAGATATCTTTAAAAATCTATATTTAATAGGATACTCCTTTTATATCCATGTACTAAATTCCAATTCATATAAAGAACTGAATAAATTTAATTCATTAAAAGCTATTGAATCAGATATAACGCTGAAAAATGTTTTACATCCAAATTATGTTGATGCTGATTATGTTAAATCTTTTGAAAAAACAAAAGATGATATTGATAAGTTAGAATTATTTGATAAAGAATATTATATCAATACTTATAATTATGATGGTCTTTTAGACCCTCTAATTGATTATTTATGTGATGGAGTTTATAAGGGATATAATCCATCACAAAGATTTAATACTGAATTTTATTCAGAAGAATATAATATAACCTCTAATCCATTAGTATATTTTGTTAATAAGGGCTATTATGAAGGAAAAATAAAAGTAAATCCCACAGTTAATAATATCAAATCAATTAATAGATTAAAATTAGATGATGAAATTTCTAATTTTAAAGAAACAGGTATTAGTAATAATAATAGTATGGATGAAGATATTATTCTTTCATTAACATCTTTTCCGGAACGTATGGATGATGTTAAATACTGTTTATATTCTTTGCTTAATCAATCTTTTAAACCAAACAAAGTAATTTTATGGTTAGCTTATGATGAATTTCCAAATAAAGAAGAGGATATTCCACAATCCGTTTTAAATTTAAAAGAAAATGGTTTGACAATTAAATGGTGTGAAAATTATCGTTCATATAAAAAATTAATACCTACATTAAAAGAATACCCTAATTCATGTATAGTTACAGCGGATGATGATTTATATTATCCTAAAGATTGGTTACAGAATTTATATGAAGACCATATTAATTATCCAAATAATATTATATCAACAAGATGTAGAGAGGTTCAATTAGACGATTATAATAATTTTAAAAAATATAATCAATGGAAAGTAGCTACTGCTGGTACTGATAGTTCCTTTTTAAACTTTCCTACAAATGGTGCTGGAACGTTATTTCCACCACATTCATTAAATGAAAAAGTAACCGATGATAAATTATTTAGAAAACTATGTCCAAATACTGATGATATATGGTTTTGGACAATGGCTGTTCTAAATAAAACAAAAATAAAAAAAATGTAA